A stretch of Myxococcus hansupus DNA encodes these proteins:
- a CDS encoding 3-deoxy-D-manno-octulosonic acid transferase — protein sequence MRVLYVLATYVLFVLLFPVLALHRKTRHGLMERLGFYGADSLVPRGDGPLLWLHGASAGDLLALSPMFGPLRARFPGCRILLSTMTDSGYAMAKGRLASEIDGVVYVPYDLWGATRRAVKALRPDVLVLEYTEIWPNLIRAAKRGGARVVMTNGRFSPANVGKYRWLFGLIGNPLRELDLLLMREEDEAVRARQLGARPDWVLVTGNTKFDALAAGPVAEDENLRAALGLTPGEPVWIAGSTHEGEEAALLGVYARLLPKWPALRLVIAPRYVDRAERIVALAREAGLSVGLRSRGNPERGQVVVMDTIGELSRAYRLATVVFVGGSFTKRGGQNILEPAGQGKPVFYGPHMDNFRDSVALLTGHGGVQVRDAAALEWELESLLASPERLERLGAQALETVGRISGASERNAEAMTTLFPHGRPDPR from the coding sequence ATGCGCGTCCTCTACGTCCTCGCCACCTACGTGCTGTTCGTGCTCCTGTTTCCGGTGCTCGCACTGCACCGGAAGACGCGTCATGGGCTGATGGAGCGCCTGGGCTTCTATGGCGCCGACAGCCTCGTGCCGCGGGGGGACGGTCCGCTCCTGTGGCTGCACGGCGCGAGCGCGGGAGACCTGCTGGCCCTCTCTCCGATGTTCGGCCCGCTGCGGGCTCGCTTCCCGGGCTGCCGCATCCTCCTGTCGACGATGACGGACAGCGGCTACGCGATGGCGAAGGGCCGTCTGGCGAGCGAAATCGATGGTGTCGTCTACGTCCCCTATGACCTCTGGGGCGCGACGCGGCGGGCCGTGAAGGCCCTGCGTCCGGACGTGCTGGTGCTGGAGTACACCGAAATCTGGCCCAACCTCATTCGCGCCGCGAAGCGCGGCGGGGCGCGCGTGGTGATGACGAACGGCCGCTTCTCCCCGGCGAACGTGGGGAAGTACCGGTGGCTGTTTGGCCTCATCGGCAACCCGCTTCGAGAGCTGGACTTGCTCCTGATGCGCGAAGAGGACGAAGCGGTCCGGGCGCGGCAACTGGGGGCGAGGCCTGACTGGGTGTTGGTGACGGGGAACACGAAGTTCGACGCGCTCGCCGCCGGCCCGGTGGCCGAGGACGAAAACCTCCGCGCGGCTTTGGGCCTCACGCCCGGCGAACCCGTGTGGATTGCCGGCAGCACCCACGAGGGCGAGGAGGCCGCGCTGCTGGGCGTCTACGCACGGCTCCTGCCGAAGTGGCCCGCGCTGCGGCTGGTGATTGCGCCCCGGTACGTGGACCGAGCGGAGCGAATCGTCGCGCTCGCGCGAGAGGCGGGGTTGAGCGTGGGGCTGCGCTCGCGGGGCAACCCGGAGCGGGGGCAGGTCGTGGTGATGGACACGATAGGCGAGCTGTCGAGGGCCTACCGGCTGGCCACGGTCGTCTTCGTCGGCGGCTCATTCACCAAGCGCGGCGGGCAGAACATCCTGGAGCCGGCGGGGCAGGGGAAGCCGGTGTTCTACGGGCCGCACATGGACAACTTTCGGGACAGTGTGGCCCTGCTGACGGGGCACGGGGGCGTGCAGGTGAGGGACGCGGCGGCCTTGGAGTGGGAACTCGAGTCGCTGCTCGCATCTCCGGAGCGGCTCGAACGCCTGGGCGCCCAGGCGTTGGAGACGGTGGGCCGGATTTCAGGCGCGAGTGAGAGGAACGCCGAAGCGATGACGACGTTGTTCCCGCATGGGAGACCGGACCCGCGATGA
- a CDS encoding glycosyltransferase family 4 protein, whose amino-acid sequence MTLIVHPHFHNRYTGVTRHVESVVPALARDSGSETRVMGTGLSQELPRITWPELLRRLRREPVVWHAHRNNELLVGMLLKLLGRQVRLVFTRHTSIAPSGFTRFIARGADALVSLTKQVADVIALPSTVVSHGIDLSRFHPPEDRDAAWRKLGLKGRYGIGVIGRIRKEKGQGDFVQALRPLLPAHPDWQAVLVGLAKGPDQDWLKQQMAGLEDRISLPGEQSVIEPWYQGLSVLVHPSYAEGYSLVHVEAMASGCCVVASKLPYLDTLIEHGRTGFFFEPGDVQGLRELLDMLMREPERAREIGRNAAEEARRRCGVEHEARALTELYQSTLER is encoded by the coding sequence ATGACGCTCATCGTTCACCCGCACTTCCACAACCGGTACACGGGCGTGACGCGCCACGTGGAGTCCGTGGTGCCCGCGCTCGCCCGGGATTCGGGCTCGGAGACGCGTGTCATGGGGACGGGCCTGAGCCAGGAGCTGCCCCGAATCACCTGGCCGGAGCTGCTCCGCCGGCTGCGCCGTGAGCCCGTGGTGTGGCACGCGCACCGCAACAACGAGTTGCTGGTGGGCATGTTGCTCAAGCTGCTGGGCCGCCAGGTGCGCCTCGTCTTCACCCGGCACACGTCGATTGCCCCCAGTGGCTTCACGCGCTTCATCGCCCGGGGGGCGGATGCGCTCGTCTCGCTGACGAAGCAGGTCGCGGACGTCATCGCGCTGCCATCGACCGTCGTCTCGCACGGCATCGACCTGTCGCGCTTCCACCCGCCCGAGGACCGGGACGCGGCGTGGCGCAAGCTGGGGCTCAAGGGCCGCTACGGCATCGGGGTCATCGGCCGGATTCGCAAGGAGAAGGGGCAGGGGGATTTCGTTCAGGCCCTCCGTCCGTTGCTGCCGGCGCATCCCGATTGGCAGGCGGTCCTCGTCGGGCTCGCGAAGGGGCCGGACCAGGACTGGTTGAAACAGCAGATGGCGGGCCTCGAGGACCGCATCTCCCTGCCGGGGGAGCAGTCCGTCATCGAGCCCTGGTATCAGGGGTTGAGCGTGCTCGTTCATCCCTCGTACGCGGAGGGCTATTCGTTGGTGCACGTCGAGGCGATGGCCTCCGGGTGCTGCGTGGTGGCGTCGAAGCTCCCGTACCTGGACACGCTCATCGAGCACGGCAGGACAGGCTTCTTCTTCGAACCGGGCGACGTGCAGGGCCTGCGGGAGCTCCTGGACATGCTGATGCGGGAGCCAGAGCGTGCCCGGGAGATTGGCCGCAACGCGGCGGAAGAGGCCCGGCGACGCTGTGGCGTGGAGCACGAAGCGCGCGCCTTGACCGAGCTGTACCAGTCCACACTGGAGCGCTGA
- a CDS encoding glycosyltransferase: MRILHLLASPFFSGPAENVALLAQAQRAAGHEVTVAVDRLRKEVLAEEPAAPRFHALGLLDEGGLELSVKSPPWRMWRDLRRLKARSVDVVHSHFSHDHLLARWGRPAGATLVRSLHAPRSLRSSLPVADAYTVPASSLLPRLEAKGKPASVLPALVDARFEPAKDRAVLRRELGLTGAPVIGMVSTFQPSRRHGVGVEAFALYLRREPEARFVLVGDGGLVEQTRQQVSALGLSQAVTFAGYQQGDAFARWLQALDEVWLLGLGNDWSARAAAQARACGVRVVAVNEGALPDLADVVVREPSPEAVVEAAMSRQMAPVNHPSNAQIAADILSLYSRVRPAR; encoded by the coding sequence ATGCGAATCCTCCATCTGCTGGCGAGTCCCTTCTTCAGTGGTCCGGCCGAGAACGTGGCCCTCCTGGCGCAGGCCCAGCGCGCCGCGGGGCACGAAGTCACGGTCGCGGTGGACCGGCTTCGCAAGGAGGTGCTCGCGGAGGAGCCCGCGGCGCCGAGGTTCCACGCGCTGGGCCTGTTGGACGAAGGGGGCCTGGAGCTGTCCGTGAAGTCGCCGCCGTGGCGGATGTGGCGGGACCTCCGCCGACTGAAGGCGCGCTCGGTGGATGTGGTGCACTCGCATTTCAGCCATGACCACCTGTTGGCCCGGTGGGGACGGCCGGCGGGCGCGACGTTGGTCCGTTCGCTCCACGCGCCCAGGTCTCTGCGCAGCTCACTGCCCGTGGCCGATGCGTACACGGTGCCCGCGAGCTCGTTGCTCCCTCGCCTGGAGGCGAAGGGCAAGCCAGCGAGTGTCTTGCCCGCCCTGGTGGACGCCCGTTTCGAACCCGCGAAGGACCGTGCGGTGCTCCGTCGTGAGCTGGGCCTGACCGGCGCGCCGGTCATCGGAATGGTCTCCACGTTCCAGCCGTCGAGGCGGCACGGCGTTGGTGTGGAGGCCTTTGCGCTGTATCTGCGGCGTGAGCCCGAAGCCCGCTTCGTGTTGGTTGGGGATGGAGGGCTGGTGGAGCAGACCCGCCAACAGGTGTCCGCACTGGGGCTATCGCAAGCCGTGACCTTCGCGGGTTACCAGCAAGGGGACGCATTCGCGAGGTGGCTGCAGGCACTCGATGAGGTCTGGTTGCTGGGCCTGGGGAACGACTGGAGCGCTCGAGCGGCGGCCCAGGCTCGCGCGTGTGGTGTCCGCGTGGTGGCGGTGAACGAAGGCGCGCTTCCTGACCTCGCTGATGTGGTGGTGCGAGAGCCATCGCCCGAGGCGGTGGTGGAAGCGGCCATGTCCCGGCAAATGGCGCCGGTGAACCATCCCTCGAATGCGCAAATCGCCGCGGACATTCTCTCGCTCTATTCACGAGTGAGGCCCGCCCGATGA
- the lpxK gene encoding tetraacyldisaccharide 4'-kinase gives MTPPDAPTAIERVFYPPAAEPWSRRLLLSPLSVLSWTYSAAVHVRRAFYDAGLLRAERVEGLRVISVGNVNVGGTGKTPAVLHLSEQLIRAGRKVGILTRGYGRATKEPLTFVGAEPLPSVELAGDEPLLLAKRCPEVRLFVGADRVASAYRARDEFGLDTVLLDDGFQHRRLARDEDFVVVDESVGLGNGHMLPRGPLREPRTSLRRATLFWLRAPASQRGGTPEAPRLASGSDKPPSLLSEGPARGGATHHLLTPPPEAPFADTLGGWLPASAGIPRVRTRYLPTAWVDPSGTIHSVTALAGQPVVALAGLARPGGFLKTLRSLGVELRDAALYPDHHRFTAEELRDVQSRAARQGARVVTTEKDAVRLPPGFEVWTVRLGVEVLEGESHLRRALGLEDAPRGL, from the coding sequence ATGACGCCTCCTGACGCGCCCACTGCGATCGAACGGGTCTTCTATCCGCCAGCGGCGGAGCCCTGGAGTCGGCGGCTGCTCCTGTCGCCACTCTCGGTGTTGTCGTGGACCTATTCCGCCGCGGTGCACGTTCGGCGTGCCTTCTACGACGCGGGCTTGCTTCGAGCAGAGCGCGTCGAAGGACTGCGCGTCATCTCGGTTGGCAACGTCAACGTGGGCGGGACGGGCAAGACGCCCGCGGTGCTTCACCTTTCGGAGCAGTTGATTCGAGCAGGGCGCAAGGTTGGCATCCTGACGCGAGGCTATGGCCGTGCCACGAAGGAGCCGCTGACGTTCGTGGGCGCTGAGCCGCTCCCCTCCGTGGAGCTGGCAGGAGACGAGCCGCTCCTGTTGGCGAAGCGGTGTCCCGAGGTCCGGCTGTTCGTGGGCGCGGACCGCGTCGCGAGTGCATACCGGGCGCGCGACGAATTCGGACTCGACACGGTGTTGCTCGACGACGGCTTTCAGCACCGCAGGCTGGCGAGGGACGAGGACTTCGTCGTGGTGGACGAATCCGTCGGGTTGGGGAATGGCCACATGCTCCCCAGGGGCCCACTGCGCGAGCCGCGGACCTCGCTCCGGCGTGCCACGCTCTTCTGGTTGAGAGCCCCCGCCTCCCAGCGCGGAGGGACTCCCGAAGCGCCGCGCCTCGCCAGCGGCTCCGACAAACCGCCCTCGCTGCTTTCGGAGGGGCCTGCCCGGGGCGGGGCGACCCATCACCTCCTCACGCCACCTCCGGAGGCGCCCTTCGCCGACACACTGGGGGGATGGTTGCCCGCGAGTGCGGGCATTCCGAGGGTCCGGACGCGGTACCTCCCCACGGCCTGGGTCGACCCCTCGGGGACGATCCACTCCGTGACCGCGTTGGCGGGGCAGCCGGTGGTCGCCCTGGCGGGCCTCGCCCGTCCGGGAGGTTTCCTGAAGACCTTGCGGTCGCTCGGGGTGGAGCTCCGCGACGCCGCGCTGTATCCGGACCACCATCGCTTCACCGCGGAGGAGCTGCGGGACGTGCAGTCTCGAGCGGCGCGTCAAGGCGCGCGGGTGGTGACGACCGAGAAGGACGCCGTCCGCCTGCCGCCCGGCTTCGAGGTCTGGACGGTCCGGCTGGGCGTGGAGGTGTTGGAGGGCGAGTCCCATCTGCGCAGGGCGCTGGGGCTGGAGGACGCACCGCGTGGCTTGTGA